The Streptomyces spororaveus genome includes a region encoding these proteins:
- the mmpB gene encoding morphogenic membrane protein MmpB, translating to MLWSDPKNEPPKDMRDAQAMIRRLTLVLAIAMLVVVYVLGVGHF from the coding sequence ATGCTCTGGTCCGACCCGAAGAACGAGCCGCCCAAGGACATGCGCGACGCGCAGGCGATGATCCGGCGGCTGACCCTGGTGCTCGCCATCGCCATGCTCGTGGTGGTGTACGTCCTGGGTGTGGGCCACTTCTAG
- a CDS encoding Maf family protein, translating to MTATPEPSTTGRKLVLASASPARLNLLRQAGLAPHVIVSGFDEDTLNHDEPAALALALAEAKAAVVAGLEEAAGALVIGCDSVLELDGEALGKPADAEEATARWKSMRGRAGVLRTGHCVIDTADGRQVSATASTTVRFGEPTDAEVAAYVASGEPLHVAGAFTLDGLSAPFIDGIDGDHSNVIGLSLPLLRSLLGELDVSITDLWA from the coding sequence ATGACTGCGACACCTGAGCCCTCGACGACCGGGCGCAAGCTCGTCCTCGCCTCCGCCTCCCCCGCCCGGCTGAACCTGCTGCGGCAGGCCGGGCTCGCCCCGCACGTGATCGTCAGCGGTTTCGACGAGGACACCCTGAACCACGACGAGCCGGCCGCCCTGGCGCTGGCGCTGGCCGAGGCGAAGGCCGCCGTCGTGGCGGGGCTGGAGGAGGCCGCGGGCGCCCTGGTGATCGGCTGCGACTCGGTGCTGGAGCTGGACGGCGAGGCGCTGGGCAAGCCGGCGGACGCCGAGGAGGCCACCGCGCGCTGGAAGTCGATGCGGGGACGGGCGGGCGTACTGCGCACCGGGCACTGCGTGATCGACACGGCGGACGGCCGTCAGGTCTCGGCCACGGCGTCGACGACGGTCCGGTTCGGCGAGCCGACGGACGCGGAGGTGGCGGCGTACGTGGCGAGCGGGGAGCCCCTGCACGTGGCGGGGGCGTTCACCCTGGACGGGCTGTCGGCGCCGTTCATCGACGGCATCGACGGGGATCACAGCAACGTCATCGGGCTGTCGCTGCCGCTGCTGCGTTCCCTGCTGGGCGAACTGGACGTGTCCATCACGGACTTGTGGGCTTGA
- a CDS encoding biotin--[acetyl-CoA-carboxylase] ligase, with product MTPSDASAGASAGRWSSLDRPPLNAAALQRALVTGDGLWTSVEVVASTGSTNTDLATRAARLPEGAVLVAEEQSAGRGRLDRSWVAPARSGLFFSVLLKPGDAVPQERWGWLTLLAGVATATGLSRAAGVDTALKWPNDLLVSVDGEERKTGGILAERVEDGVVLGIGLNVTLTEDELPVPAAGSLALAKASVTDRDPLLRAVLRSLEEWYGNWRAAAGDPAASGLQETYAAGCATLGRHVRAELPGGRTLTGTAEAVDTDGRLVIRTAEGQHETVGAGDVIHLRSVH from the coding sequence ATGACGCCATCAGATGCATCAGCCGGAGCTTCCGCAGGACGCTGGTCGAGCCTGGACCGGCCGCCCCTCAATGCCGCCGCCCTCCAGAGGGCCCTCGTCACCGGGGACGGGCTGTGGACCTCCGTGGAGGTCGTCGCCAGTACCGGGTCCACCAATACCGACCTTGCCACCCGGGCGGCGCGGCTGCCCGAGGGGGCCGTGCTCGTCGCCGAGGAGCAGAGTGCCGGGCGCGGGCGGCTGGACCGCAGCTGGGTCGCGCCCGCGCGGTCGGGGCTGTTCTTCTCCGTCCTGCTCAAGCCCGGCGACGCCGTGCCGCAGGAGCGGTGGGGGTGGCTGACCCTGCTGGCCGGTGTGGCCACCGCCACCGGCCTGTCCCGGGCGGCCGGCGTGGACACCGCCCTGAAGTGGCCCAACGACCTGCTGGTCAGCGTGGACGGCGAGGAGCGCAAGACCGGCGGGATCCTCGCCGAGCGGGTCGAGGACGGCGTGGTCCTCGGGATCGGGCTCAACGTCACGCTGACCGAGGACGAGCTGCCGGTACCGGCCGCGGGATCGCTGGCGCTGGCCAAGGCCTCCGTGACCGACCGGGACCCGCTGCTGCGGGCCGTCCTGCGGTCCCTGGAGGAGTGGTACGGGAACTGGCGCGCGGCCGCCGGCGACCCCGCGGCCAGCGGCCTCCAGGAGACCTACGCGGCGGGCTGCGCGACCCTCGGCCGGCACGTCCGCGCGGAGCTGCCCGGCGGGCGCACTCTCACCGGAACGGCCGAAGCGGTGGACACCGATGGCCGCCTCGTGATCCGTACGGCCGAGGGACAGCACGAGACGGTGGGCGCGGGCGACGTCATCCACCTGCGTTCCGTGCACTGA
- a CDS encoding acyl-CoA carboxylase epsilon subunit translates to MVIKVVKGNPTPEELAAALAVVQARAAALAMAPSGAPPVADEWSAPARVARRRVPHPGPRAWGRTYWPA, encoded by the coding sequence GTGGTGATCAAGGTCGTCAAGGGCAACCCGACTCCGGAGGAGCTGGCCGCCGCACTGGCGGTGGTCCAAGCGCGCGCGGCGGCGCTGGCCATGGCGCCGTCGGGCGCTCCGCCGGTCGCGGACGAGTGGTCGGCGCCGGCCCGGGTGGCCCGGCGGCGGGTTCCGCACCCGGGGCCGCGGGCCTGGGGCCGTACGTACTGGCCCGCGTAG
- a CDS encoding acyl-CoA carboxylase subunit beta, whose product MSHPSEPIDMHTTAGKIADLQRRIDEATHAGSARAVEKQHAKGKLTARERVALLLDEGSFVELDEFARHRSTSFGLEKTRPYGDGVVTGYGTVDGRPVAVFSQDFTVFGGALGEVYGQKIMKVMDFALKTGCPLVGINDSGGARIQEGVSALGMYGEIFRRNVHASGVIPQISLIVGPCAGGAVYSPAITDFTVMVDQTSHMFITGPDVIKTVTGEDVGFEELGGARTHNSTSGVAHHMAGDEKDAIEYVKSLLAYLPSNNLSEPPAFPEDADTEVSDADRELDVLIPDSANQPYDMHTVIEHVLDDAEFLETQALFAPNILTGFGRVEGHPVGVVANQPMQFAGCLDIDASEKAARFVRTCDAFNIPVLTFVDVPGFLPGTDQEYNGIIRRGAKLIYAYAEATVPLITVITRKAFGGAYDVMGSKHLGADLNLAWPTAQIAVMGAQGAVNILHRRTIAEAAPGEVEETRARLIAEYEDALLNPYTAAERGYIDAVTMPSETRAHVVKGLRQLRTKRESLPPKKHGNIPL is encoded by the coding sequence ATGTCACATCCGTCAGAGCCGATCGACATGCACACCACCGCGGGCAAGATCGCGGATCTGCAGCGCCGCATCGACGAAGCCACCCACGCCGGGTCCGCGCGTGCTGTGGAGAAGCAGCACGCCAAGGGCAAGCTGACGGCGCGTGAGCGGGTTGCCCTTCTGCTGGACGAGGGATCCTTCGTCGAGCTCGACGAGTTCGCCCGGCACCGTTCCACCAGCTTCGGGCTGGAGAAGACCCGGCCCTACGGCGACGGCGTCGTCACCGGCTACGGCACGGTGGACGGCCGTCCGGTCGCCGTGTTCTCGCAGGACTTCACCGTCTTCGGCGGGGCCCTCGGCGAGGTCTACGGCCAGAAGATCATGAAGGTCATGGACTTCGCGCTGAAGACCGGGTGCCCGCTGGTGGGCATCAACGACTCCGGCGGCGCCCGCATCCAGGAGGGCGTCAGCGCGCTGGGCATGTACGGCGAGATCTTCCGCCGCAACGTCCACGCGTCCGGCGTGATCCCGCAGATCAGCCTGATCGTCGGGCCCTGTGCGGGCGGCGCCGTGTACTCCCCGGCCATCACGGACTTCACGGTCATGGTCGACCAGACCTCGCACATGTTCATCACCGGCCCGGACGTCATCAAGACGGTCACCGGCGAGGACGTCGGCTTCGAGGAGCTGGGCGGGGCGCGCACGCACAACAGCACGTCCGGCGTCGCGCACCACATGGCGGGCGACGAGAAGGACGCCATCGAGTACGTGAAGTCACTGCTCGCGTACCTGCCGTCGAACAACCTCTCCGAGCCGCCCGCCTTCCCGGAGGACGCGGACACCGAGGTCTCGGACGCCGACCGCGAGCTCGACGTACTGATCCCGGACAGCGCCAACCAGCCGTACGACATGCACACCGTGATCGAGCACGTGCTCGACGACGCGGAGTTCCTGGAGACGCAGGCGCTCTTCGCGCCGAACATCCTGACCGGCTTCGGCCGGGTCGAGGGCCACCCGGTGGGCGTCGTCGCCAACCAGCCGATGCAGTTCGCCGGCTGCCTGGACATCGACGCCTCCGAGAAGGCGGCGCGGTTCGTCCGGACGTGCGACGCCTTCAACATCCCGGTGCTGACCTTCGTGGACGTCCCGGGCTTCCTTCCGGGCACCGACCAGGAGTACAACGGAATCATCCGGCGCGGCGCGAAGCTGATCTACGCCTACGCCGAGGCCACCGTTCCGCTGATCACCGTCATCACCCGCAAGGCCTTCGGCGGGGCGTACGACGTCATGGGCTCCAAGCACCTCGGCGCGGACCTGAACCTGGCCTGGCCGACCGCGCAGATCGCCGTCATGGGCGCGCAGGGCGCGGTGAACATCCTGCACCGCCGGACCATCGCGGAGGCCGCTCCCGGGGAGGTGGAGGAGACCCGGGCCCGGCTCATCGCCGAGTACGAGGACGCGCTGCTCAACCCGTACACGGCGGCCGAGCGCGGGTACATCGACGCGGTGACCATGCCGTCCGAGACCCGGGCGCACGTGGTGAAGGGGCTGCGGCAGCTGCGCACCAAGCGGGAGTCCCTGCCGCCGAAGAAGCACGGCAACATCCCCCTCTAG
- a CDS encoding CHAP domain-containing protein, producing MSVLVTVLLTSLFSVVAVPSASAWSDDYPAKWRNVPMDSVSDDWGMFNRECTSFVAWRLQSRNGFGMPFHADATDWGNRARALGFRVDNIPARGAVALGVGHVAWVESVGNGTVTIEEYNHGYDGRYNERTVPTGAFQYIHFKDLADVPPPPQSAPAAPAGIAVLAHGSRVVLQWSASAGAADYQVSRNGTLLATVTGTRLLDVQVSPHQDYAYSVVARNGAGVSAPATRYVQNDVDSADLAYLSTKDGPAECGRAGDQGAQKLVCSVLKPTGWVTAYSAPNDWGYASDRAWLANADGSVSYCRRVGAGDQVLCDRFDGSAWTSSMSPHFDLGYHENRAYLSTKDGPAVCGRAGDQGSQGLVCSVLKSSGWVSRYAAPNDWGYASDRAWLANADGSVSYCRRVGAGDQVLCDRFDGSAWTSSMSPHFDLGYHENRAYLSTKDGPAVCGRAGDQGSQGLVCSVLKSSGWVSRYAAPNDWGYASDRAWLANADGSVSYCRRVGAGDQVLCDRFDGSAWTSSMSPHFDLGYHENRAYLSTKDGPAVCGRAGDQGSQGLVCSVLKSSGWVSRYAAPNDWGYASDRAWLANADGSVSYCRRVGAGDQVLCDRFDGSAWTSSMSPHYDLGYPDTFA from the coding sequence GTGAGCGTCCTCGTGACGGTCCTGCTGACGTCGCTGTTCTCCGTGGTGGCCGTACCGTCGGCATCCGCCTGGAGCGACGACTACCCCGCGAAGTGGCGAAACGTCCCCATGGACTCGGTGTCCGACGACTGGGGCATGTTCAACCGGGAGTGCACCAGCTTCGTCGCCTGGCGCCTGCAGAGCCGGAACGGCTTCGGCATGCCGTTCCACGCCGACGCCACCGACTGGGGGAACCGGGCCAGGGCTCTGGGCTTCCGCGTCGACAACATCCCCGCCAGGGGCGCCGTCGCCCTGGGCGTGGGACACGTCGCCTGGGTGGAGTCCGTAGGCAACGGCACGGTGACCATCGAGGAGTACAACCACGGCTACGACGGCAGATACAACGAACGCACCGTCCCGACGGGAGCGTTCCAGTACATCCACTTCAAGGACCTGGCGGACGTCCCCCCGCCACCGCAGTCCGCACCGGCCGCTCCGGCCGGAATCGCGGTGTTGGCCCATGGCTCACGGGTGGTCCTCCAGTGGAGCGCCTCGGCCGGCGCCGCCGACTACCAGGTCAGCCGGAACGGCACCCTCCTCGCCACGGTGACGGGCACCCGGTTGCTCGACGTCCAGGTGTCGCCGCATCAGGACTACGCCTACTCCGTCGTCGCCCGCAACGGCGCCGGCGTCTCGGCCCCTGCCACCCGGTACGTGCAGAACGACGTGGACTCGGCGGACCTCGCGTACCTGTCGACGAAGGACGGGCCCGCGGAGTGCGGGCGAGCCGGAGACCAGGGTGCGCAGAAGCTGGTCTGCAGCGTGCTGAAGCCGACCGGTTGGGTCACCGCGTACTCCGCGCCGAACGACTGGGGTTATGCGTCGGACCGGGCGTGGTTGGCGAATGCGGACGGGTCGGTGTCGTACTGCCGTCGGGTGGGTGCGGGTGATCAGGTGCTGTGTGATCGGTTCGACGGGAGTGCGTGGACCTCGTCGATGTCGCCGCACTTCGATCTCGGTTATCACGAGAATCGGGCGTATCTGTCGACGAAGGACGGGCCTGCGGTGTGTGGGCGGGCCGGTGATCAGGGTTCGCAGGGGTTGGTCTGCAGTGTGTTGAAGTCGTCGGGTTGGGTGAGCAGGTATGCGGCGCCGAACGACTGGGGTTATGCGTCGGACCGGGCGTGGTTGGCGAATGCGGACGGGTCGGTGTCGTACTGCCGTCGGGTGGGTGCGGGTGATCAGGTGTTGTGTGATCGGTTCGACGGGAGTGCGTGGACCTCGTCGATGTCGCCGCACTTCGATCTCGGTTATCACGAGAATCGGGCGTATCTGTCGACGAAGGACGGGCCTGCGGTGTGTGGGCGGGCCGGTGATCAGGGTTCGCAGGGGTTGGTCTGCAGTGTGTTGAAGTCGTCGGGTTGGGTGAGCAGGTATGCGGCGCCGAACGACTGGGGTTATGCGTCGGACCGGGCGTGGTTGGCGAATGCGGACGGGTCGGTGTCGTACTGCCGTCGGGTGGGTGCGGGTGATCAGGTGTTGTGTGATCGGTTCGACGGGAGTGCGTGGACCTCGTCGATGTCGCCGCACTTCGATCTCGGTTATCACGAGAATCGGGCGTATCTGTCGACGAAGGACGGGCCTGCGGTGTGTGGGCGGGCCGGTGATCAGGGTTCGCAGGGGTTGGTCTGCAGTGTGTTGAAGTCGTCGGGTTGGGTGAGCAGGTATGCGGCGCCGAACGACTGGGGTTATGCGTCGGACCGGGCGTGGTTGGCGAATGCGGACGGGTCGGTGTCGTACTGCCGTCGGGTGGGTGCGGGTGATCAGGTGTTGTGTGATCGGTTCGACGGGAGTGCCTGGACCTCGTCGATGTCGCCGCACTACGACCTCGGGTACCCGGACACGTTCGCGTAG
- a CDS encoding acetyl/propionyl/methylcrotonyl-CoA carboxylase subunit alpha, with protein sequence MRKVLIANRGEIAVRVARACRDAGIGSVAVYADPDRDALHVRAADEAFALGGDTPATSYLDISKVLQAAADSGADAIHPGYGFLSENADFAQAVIDAGLTWIGPPPQAIRDLGDKVAARHIAQRAGAPLVAGTPDPVSGAEEVVAFAKEHGLPIAIKAAFGGGGRGLKVARTLEEVPELYDSAVREAVAAFGRGECFVERYLDKPRHVETQCLADSHGNVVVVSTRDCSLQRRHQKLVEEAPAPFLSEAQNAELYAASKAILKEAGYVGAGTVEFLVSADGLISFLEVNTRLQVEHPVTEEVSGIDLVREMFRIADGEELGYGDPVLRGHSIEFRINGEDPGRGFLPAPGTVTKFAAPSGPGVRLDAGVESGSVIGPAWDSLLAKLIVTGATREQALQRAARALAEFEVEGMATAIPFHRAVVVDPAFAPTDGTPFTVYTRWIETEFVNEIPAFTAPAADDTEDEPGRETVVVEVGGKRLEVSLPSSLGMTLARTAAAGGAKPKRRAAKKSGPAASGDTLASPMQGTIVKVAVEEGQQVNEGDLVVVLEAMKMEQPLNAHRSGTVVGLTAEVGASLTSGATICEIKD encoded by the coding sequence GTGCGCAAGGTGCTCATCGCCAACCGTGGCGAAATCGCTGTCCGCGTTGCTCGGGCCTGCCGGGACGCCGGGATCGGGAGCGTAGCCGTCTACGCCGATCCGGACCGGGACGCTCTGCACGTCCGCGCGGCCGACGAAGCTTTCGCGTTGGGCGGTGACACCCCGGCCACCAGCTACCTGGACATCTCCAAGGTCCTCCAGGCCGCAGCCGACTCCGGTGCGGACGCCATCCATCCCGGATACGGCTTCCTCTCCGAGAACGCCGACTTCGCCCAGGCCGTGATCGACGCCGGCCTGACCTGGATCGGCCCGCCGCCGCAGGCCATCCGTGACCTCGGCGACAAGGTGGCCGCCCGTCACATCGCCCAGCGCGCCGGGGCGCCGCTGGTCGCCGGTACGCCGGACCCGGTCTCCGGGGCCGAGGAGGTCGTCGCCTTCGCCAAGGAGCACGGCCTGCCGATCGCCATCAAGGCCGCCTTCGGTGGTGGCGGTCGCGGTCTGAAGGTCGCCCGCACCCTCGAAGAGGTGCCGGAGCTCTACGATTCCGCCGTCCGTGAGGCCGTCGCCGCCTTCGGCCGCGGCGAGTGCTTCGTCGAGCGCTACCTCGACAAGCCCCGCCACGTCGAGACCCAGTGCCTGGCTGACTCGCACGGCAACGTCGTCGTCGTGTCGACCCGTGACTGCTCCCTCCAGCGCCGCCACCAGAAGCTCGTGGAGGAGGCCCCGGCACCGTTCCTGAGCGAGGCTCAGAACGCGGAGCTGTACGCCGCCTCCAAGGCCATCCTGAAGGAAGCCGGCTACGTCGGCGCCGGCACCGTCGAGTTCCTCGTCTCCGCCGACGGCCTGATCTCCTTCCTGGAGGTCAACACCCGCCTCCAGGTCGAGCACCCGGTCACCGAAGAGGTCTCCGGCATCGACCTGGTCCGCGAGATGTTCCGCATCGCCGACGGCGAGGAGCTCGGCTACGGCGACCCGGTCCTGCGCGGTCACTCCATCGAGTTCCGCATCAACGGCGAGGACCCGGGCCGCGGCTTCCTCCCGGCGCCCGGCACGGTGACGAAGTTCGCCGCCCCCTCGGGCCCTGGCGTCCGCCTCGACGCGGGCGTCGAGTCCGGCTCGGTCATCGGCCCGGCCTGGGACTCGCTCCTGGCCAAGCTGATCGTCACCGGTGCCACCCGCGAGCAGGCCCTGCAGCGCGCCGCCCGCGCGCTCGCCGAGTTCGAGGTCGAGGGCATGGCCACGGCCATCCCGTTCCACCGCGCGGTCGTCGTCGACCCGGCGTTCGCCCCGACCGACGGCACCCCGTTCACCGTCTACACCCGGTGGATCGAGACCGAGTTCGTCAACGAGATCCCGGCGTTCACGGCCCCGGCCGCGGACGACACCGAGGACGAGCCGGGCCGCGAGACGGTGGTCGTCGAGGTCGGCGGCAAGCGCCTCGAGGTCTCGCTCCCGTCGTCCCTGGGCATGACCCTGGCCCGCACCGCCGCCGCCGGTGGCGCGAAGCCGAAGCGCCGCGCGGCCAAGAAGTCCGGCCCGGCGGCCTCCGGCGACACCCTCGCGTCCCCGATGCAGGGCACGATCGTCAAGGTCGCGGTCGAGGAGGGCCAGCAGGTCAACGAGGGCGACCTGGTCGTCGTACTCGAAGCCATGAAGATGGAGCAGCCGCTGAACGCGCACCGCTCCGGCACCGTCGTCGGCCTCACCGCCGAGGTCGGCGCGTCCCTCACCTCGGGTGCCACGATCTGCGAGATCAAGGACTGA
- a CDS encoding adenylate/guanylate cyclase domain-containing protein, translated as MTVDDPTSSASAGGGSASGPGTPIGRDQHTPHHEVDHTAQPTADPLAIRLEQLILGAERRYTPFQAARSAGVSMELASRFWRAMGFADIGQARALTEADVLALRRLAGLVEAGLLSEPMAVQVARSTGQTTARLAEWQIDSFLEGLTEPPEPGMTRTEVTYPLVELLLPELEEFLVYVWRRQLAAATGRVVQVADDDEMVDRRLAVGFADLVGFTRLTRRLEEEELGELVESFETTSADLVAAHGGRLIKTLGDEVLYCADDAATAAEIALRLIETMEADAQMPELRVGIAFGTVTTRMGDVFGTTVNLASRLTSIAPKDAVLVDGAMAEELARTGAAPVSEKEAETAPDEGASYRFALQPMWQRPVRGLGVVEPWSLTRRKRTP; from the coding sequence TTGACCGTCGACGACCCTACGTCCAGCGCGTCCGCCGGTGGCGGCTCCGCGTCCGGCCCGGGTACCCCGATCGGCCGTGACCAGCACACCCCGCACCACGAGGTCGATCACACGGCCCAGCCGACGGCGGATCCCCTCGCCATCCGGCTGGAGCAGCTGATCCTCGGTGCCGAGCGCCGGTACACGCCCTTCCAGGCCGCCCGCAGCGCGGGCGTGTCCATGGAGCTGGCCTCGCGCTTCTGGCGGGCCATGGGCTTCGCCGACATCGGGCAGGCCCGGGCGCTCACGGAGGCCGACGTGCTGGCCCTGCGCCGGCTGGCCGGTCTGGTGGAGGCCGGGCTGCTGTCCGAGCCGATGGCCGTACAGGTGGCGCGGTCCACCGGGCAGACCACCGCCCGGCTGGCCGAGTGGCAGATCGACTCGTTCCTGGAGGGGCTGACGGAGCCGCCGGAGCCGGGCATGACCCGCACGGAGGTCACGTACCCCCTGGTGGAGCTGCTGCTGCCCGAGCTGGAGGAGTTCCTCGTCTACGTGTGGCGGCGCCAGCTGGCGGCCGCGACCGGGCGCGTGGTGCAGGTGGCCGACGACGACGAGATGGTCGACCGGCGGCTCGCGGTGGGCTTCGCCGACCTGGTGGGCTTCACCCGCCTGACGCGGCGGCTGGAGGAGGAGGAGCTCGGCGAGCTCGTCGAGTCCTTCGAGACCACGTCGGCGGACCTGGTGGCCGCGCACGGCGGCCGGCTGATCAAGACCCTCGGCGACGAGGTGCTGTACTGCGCCGACGACGCGGCGACCGCGGCCGAGATCGCGCTGCGGCTCATCGAGACGATGGAGGCCGACGCCCAGATGCCCGAGCTGCGGGTCGGGATCGCCTTCGGCACGGTGACCACCCGGATGGGCGATGTCTTCGGCACCACGGTGAACCTGGCCAGCCGGCTGACGTCCATAGCCCCCAAGGACGCGGTGCTGGTGGACGGGGCGATGGCCGAGGAGCTCGCCCGGACCGGGGCCGCTCCGGTGTCGGAGAAGGAGGCCGAGACGGCGCCCGACGAGGGCGCGTCCTACCGGTTCGCGCTGCAGCCGATGTGGCAGCGGCCGGTGCGCGGGCTCGGCGTCGTGGAGCCCTGGTCCCTGACGCGCCGCAAGCGCACCCCCTAG
- a CDS encoding DeoR/GlpR family DNA-binding transcription regulator, translated as MFAAERRQLILEMVRANGAVSLRELARVVQTSEVTVRRDVRALEAEGLLDRRHGGAVLPGGFTRESGFPQKSHLATAEKTAIADVAASLVEEGEAVVVGAGTTTQELARRLARVPGLTVVTNSLLVAQALAHANRVEVVMTGGTLRGSNYALVGSGAEQSLQGLRVSRAFLSGSGLTAERGLSTSNMLSASVDRALVQAAAEVVVLADHTKLGTDTMFQTVPTDVMTRLVTDEPPPHDDRAGTELQALADQGVQITVAGGAVPSGGVDAMQGRRPRRDSPLPVQRRGGPAAQLRAAGMLPEPQPGDRARVADMRRR; from the coding sequence GTGTTCGCTGCAGAACGTCGCCAATTGATCCTCGAAATGGTGCGGGCCAACGGAGCGGTATCGCTCCGGGAGCTCGCCCGCGTCGTCCAGACCTCCGAAGTGACCGTACGGCGGGACGTGCGGGCACTGGAGGCAGAAGGACTCCTCGACCGCCGACACGGCGGTGCGGTCTTGCCGGGCGGTTTCACGCGGGAGTCCGGCTTTCCGCAAAAGTCCCATCTCGCGACGGCGGAGAAGACCGCCATTGCCGATGTCGCGGCCTCCCTCGTGGAAGAGGGCGAGGCCGTCGTCGTCGGCGCGGGCACCACGACCCAGGAGCTGGCCCGCCGGCTCGCCCGCGTGCCCGGACTGACCGTCGTCACCAACTCGCTGCTCGTCGCCCAGGCCCTGGCCCACGCGAACCGGGTGGAAGTGGTCATGACCGGCGGAACCCTGCGCGGGTCCAACTACGCCCTCGTGGGCAGCGGGGCCGAGCAGTCCCTCCAGGGGCTGCGGGTCTCCCGGGCCTTCCTGTCGGGCAGCGGTCTGACCGCCGAGCGCGGGCTGTCCACGTCCAACATGCTGTCCGCCAGCGTGGACCGGGCGCTGGTGCAGGCGGCGGCGGAGGTGGTGGTGCTGGCCGACCACACGAAGCTCGGTACCGACACCATGTTCCAGACCGTGCCCACCGACGTGATGACGCGGCTGGTCACGGACGAGCCGCCGCCGCACGACGACCGGGCGGGTACGGAGCTGCAGGCACTGGCGGACCAGGGCGTGCAGATCACCGTGGCCGGCGGGGCGGTGCCCTCCGGCGGTGTGGACGCAATGCAGGGCCGGCGGCCGCGCCGCGACTCGCCCCTGCCGGTACAGCGGCGGGGCGGACCGGCGGCGCAGTTGCGGGCCGCGGGCATGCTGCCGGAGCCCCAGCCGGGGGATCGGGCACGGGTCGCCGACATGCGCCGCCGTTAG
- a CDS encoding MFS transporter, with protein sequence MSAGTRTPEDRAGRRVLSAALFASAPAEVLDFLLPLWAGSVLGAGASAVGALIAFEAVLSLIVRPLAGELADRFDQRRVAAAGAGLYALSFAGYALAGSLVGAFVAAGLGGAGGALFWVGLRAWTGQRSQGGGGDGTAAYGRLLSAEGQGAFVGYLVAFSLLERGGYPLLFWLGSAACAVAAASLLRGPRRERDAGAPRAVAGLREGRGAAERRLLPLMAVSAVTAAAEAGLWMLLLLRLQSHLELSPDEIALVFAPGFVVFVLLPAHAHRLTGRLGRTPAMVASFAASALFAAGLSVVSTPPAVAVLWTVAAACFAVQVPVEQAAVAAASGGRTGRAMGLYESARLAGVVIGPLVMGVLYEEAGWAAACGAAAVTSAVGALVVPYAVRALGLPERRTDGEEDTGGREAARPRAVAESALGPKARARKERRDWYVHTAVFALGQAVLWVLDSSWLVWQITDGGVPDDQRGPLVWAGRIWLTIWVIDTVWSWSYTLRPREKKPKPSA encoded by the coding sequence GTGAGCGCCGGTACGCGGACGCCCGAGGACCGGGCCGGGCGCAGGGTCCTGTCGGCGGCGCTGTTCGCGAGCGCCCCGGCCGAGGTGCTCGACTTCCTGCTGCCGCTGTGGGCGGGGTCGGTGCTGGGCGCCGGGGCCTCCGCGGTCGGCGCGCTGATCGCCTTCGAGGCGGTGCTGTCGCTGATCGTGCGCCCGCTGGCCGGGGAACTGGCCGACCGTTTCGACCAGCGCCGGGTCGCCGCGGCCGGTGCGGGTCTGTACGCCCTGTCGTTCGCGGGGTACGCGCTCGCCGGCTCACTGGTGGGGGCCTTCGTCGCGGCGGGCCTGGGCGGCGCCGGAGGGGCCCTGTTCTGGGTCGGGCTGCGGGCCTGGACCGGACAGCGGTCGCAGGGCGGTGGCGGTGACGGCACGGCCGCGTACGGCAGGTTGCTGTCCGCCGAGGGGCAGGGCGCGTTCGTCGGCTATCTGGTGGCGTTCTCCCTGCTGGAACGCGGTGGCTACCCGCTGCTGTTCTGGCTGGGCAGCGCCGCCTGCGCGGTGGCCGCGGCGTCGCTGCTGCGCGGGCCCCGCCGGGAGCGGGACGCCGGCGCTCCCCGCGCGGTGGCCGGGCTCCGGGAGGGGCGGGGCGCGGCGGAGCGCCGGCTGCTGCCGCTGATGGCGGTGTCCGCGGTGACGGCCGCGGCCGAGGCCGGGCTGTGGATGCTCCTGCTGCTCCGGCTGCAGTCGCACCTGGAGCTGTCCCCGGACGAGATCGCGCTCGTCTTCGCCCCCGGTTTCGTGGTGTTCGTCCTGCTGCCGGCGCACGCGCACCGCCTCACCGGCCGGCTGGGCCGTACGCCGGCCATGGTCGCCTCGTTCGCGGCGAGCGCGCTGTTCGCGGCGGGACTCTCGGTCGTCTCCACGCCGCCGGCCGTCGCCGTCCTGTGGACCGTGGCCGCCGCCTGCTTCGCCGTGCAGGTCCCGGTGGAGCAGGCGGCCGTGGCCGCCGCCTCCGGGGGGCGGACCGGCCGGGCCATGGGCCTGTACGAGAGTGCCCGCCTGGCGGGTGTGGTGATCGGCCCGCTGGTGATGGGCGTGCTCTACGAGGAGGCCGGTTGGGCCGCCGCCTGCGGGGCGGCCGCGGTCACCTCGGCCGTGGGGGCGCTCGTGGTGCCGTACGCGGTCCGCGCACTGGGCCTGCCGGAGCGGCGTACGGACGGGGAGGAAGACACGGGCGGGCGGGAGGCGGCGCGGCCGCGGGCGGTGGCGGAGAGCGCCCTCGGGCCGAAGGCTCGCGCCCGCAAGGAGCGGCGGGACTGGTACGTCCACACCGCCGTGTTCGCGCTGGGCCAGGCGGTCCTGTGGGTCCTGGACTCCAGCTGGCTCGTGTGGCAGATCACCGACGGCGGTGTGCCCGACGACCAGCGGGGACCGCTGGTCTGGGCCGGGCGGATCTGGCTGACCATCTGGGTGATCGACACCGTCTGGTCCTGGTCGTACACCCTCCGGCCCCGGGAGAAGAAGCCGAAGCCGTCGGCGTAG